One genomic window of Arachis hypogaea cultivar Tifrunner chromosome 8, arahy.Tifrunner.gnm2.J5K5, whole genome shotgun sequence includes the following:
- the LOC112705306 gene encoding senescence-specific cysteine protease SAG39-like, whose translation MAFPGQKQCSLAILLPLIILAVGISQVWSRKLMNDDEASMEERYEEWIIKHGKVYNNDEEKQKRFLIFKSNVEYIESFNAGGDKSYKLGINHLTDITVEELKASLNGFKRPQRGSTPPTPFKYANVESVPSSIDWRNKGAVTSVKNQGFCGSCWAFSAVAAVEGIHAITTGQLVSLSEQQVVSCDIHGRDEGCNGGYMEGAFQYIWKNGGINSDANYPYNATDATCNATAEAFEVAQIKGYEMVPANNESEVVKALAHQPLAVAIQASSLHFQFYSGGIFDGTCGYELDHGVTAVGYGTNETGTDYWIVKNSWGTEWGEGGYIRMKRGIGAGLGLCGIAMDASYPTA comes from the exons ATGGCTTTCCCTGGCCAAAAGCAATGTTCTTTAGCCATATTATTACCCCTAATAATTCTTGCTGTTGGGATTTCGCAAGTGTGGTCCCGCAAACTCATGAATGATGATGAGGCATCTATGGAAGAAAGGTATGAAGAATGGATAATAAAACATGGGAAAGTGTATAACAATGATGAGGAGAAGCAGAAACGGTTCTTGATTTTCAAGAGCAACGTAGAATACATTGAATCCTTCAATGCTGGTGGGGACAAGTCTTACAAGCTTGGTATTAACCACTTAACTGACATAACCGTTGAGGAGCTTAAGGCTTCCCTAAATGGATTCAAGAGGCCACAAAGGGGCTCTACTCCTCCAACACCATTCAAGTATGCAAATGTTGAATCCGTTCCTTCATCCATTGATTGGAGGAATAAAGGAGCTGTTACTAGTGTCAAGAACCAGGGCTTTTGTG GTAGCTGTTGGGCATTTTCGGCCGTGGCTGCGGTGGAGGGCATCCACGCGATAACCACCGGACAGCTGGTGTCACTTTCCGAGCAACAAGTGGTGAGTTGTGACATACACGGTAGGGACGAGGGATGTAACGGCGGTTACATGGAAGGTGCATTTCAATACATTTGGAAAAACGGCGGAATCAACAGCGACGCAAACTACCCTTACAACGCAACAGACGCTACATGCAACGCAACAGCAGAAGCCTTCGAAGTTGCTCAAATCAAAGGCTATGAGATGGTTCCAGCAAACAATGAGAGTGAGGTTGTGAAGGCATTGGCTCACCAACCTTTGGCGGTTGCAATTCAAGCAAGTTCCTTACATTTTCAGTTTTATTCCGGTGGTATTTTTGACGGAACATGTGGGTATGAGCTTGATCATGGTGTTACAGCAGTTGGTTATGGTACAAATGAAACTGGTACTGATTATTGGATTGTTAAGAATTCATGGGGTACTGAATGGGGCGAGGGAGGATACATAAGGATGAAAAGAGGTATAGGTGCTGGTCTTGGTTTATGTGGAATCGCCATGGATGCTTCTTATCCTACTGCATAA
- the LOC112705307 gene encoding cysteine proteinase COT44-like — protein MVEIWGCAGGYIEGALFENGGITSEENYSYNLTTYGRCNTTKEAYKVPQIKGYEMVPPNNETELLRAVANQPVSVAIQANLLDLLHYSSGVFDGVCGTNLNHDDTAIGYGTTENRIDY, from the coding sequence ATGGTAGAGATTTGGGGATGTGCCGGTGGTTACATTGAAGGTGCATTATTTGAAAATGGAGGAATTACAAGTGAAGAAAACTACTCTTACAATTTAACAACATATGGTAGATGCAATACGACAAAAGAAGCCTATAAAGTTCCTCAAATCAAAGGCTATGAGATGGTGCCACCAAATAATGAGACAGAACTTCTAAGAGCAGTGGCTAACCAACCAGTTTCGGTTGCTATTCAAGCAAATTTGCTTGATTTACTACACTATTCGAGTGGTGTTTTTGATGGAGTTTGTGGAACTAATCTTAACCATGATGATACTGCGATTGGTTATGGTACAACTGAAAATAGAATTGATTATTAG
- the LOC112708414 gene encoding senescence-specific cysteine protease SAG39-like has protein sequence MAFSEQKLLLFVIVVVGTSQVLSRKLNDEESNTIIMLERHEQWMTKYGKVYKDDEEKQERFLIFKKNVEYIESFNAAGDKSYKLGVNHLTDKTTKELKASLNGFKRPLRVSSTPSTFKYANVDSIPSSIDWRTKGAVTNVKDQGDCGSCWAFSAVAAVEGIHALTTGQLVSLSEQQVVSCDIHGRDMGCSGGYMEGAFQYIWKNGGINSDANYPYNATDSVCNATEEASVVAQIKGYEMVPANNETELMKALANQPIAVAIEADSMFSYESGVYDGPCGIELDHGVLAVGYGTENGTDYWIIKNSWGTEWGENGYIRMKRGIGAGLGLCGIAMDASYPTA, from the exons ATGGCTTTTAGTGAACAAAAACTATTACTATTCGTCATTGTTGTAGTTGGGACTTCCCAAGTGTTGTCCCGAAAACTCAATGATGAAGAATCCAATACTATTATTATGCTAGAAAGGCATGAGCAATGGATGACTAAATATGGCAAAGTTTATAAAGATGATGAGGAGAAGCAAGAACGGTTCTTGATATTCAAGAAGAATGTAGAATACATTGAATCCTTCAATGCTGCTGGGGACAAGTCTTATAAACTTGGTGTTAACCACTTAACTGACAAAACCACTAAGGAGCTTAAGGCTTCCCTAAATGGATTCAAGAGGCCACTGAGGGTATCATCAACACCATCAACATTTAAGTATGCAAATGTTGATTCCATTCCTTCATCCATAGATTGGAGGACTAAAGGAGCTGTTACTAATGTTAAGGACCAAGGCGATTGTG GAAGTTGCTGGGCATTTTCAGCGGTGGCGGCGGTGGAGGGCATCCACGCCTTAACCACCGGACAACTGGTGTCACTTTCCGAGCAACAAGTGGTGAGTTGTGACATACACGGTAGGGATATGGGATGTAGCGGCGGTTACATGGAAGGTGCATTTCAATACATTTGGAAAAACGGCGGAATCAACAGCGACGCAAACTACCCTTACAACGCAACAGACAGTGTATGCAATGCAACGGAAGAAGCCTCCGTAGTTGCTCAGATCAAAGGCTACGAGATGGTTCCGGCGAACAACGAGACCGAGCTCATGAAAGCTCTCGCTAACCAACCCATAGCGGTTGCCATTGAAGCAGATAGTATGTTCTCTTACGAAAGTGGTGTTTATGATGGACCCTGTGGAATTGAGCTTGACCATGGTGTTCTAGCCGTTGGTTATGGTACTGAGAATGGAACTGATTATTGGATTATTAAGAATTCATGGGGTACTGAATGGGGTGAGAATGGATACATTAGGATGAAGCGAGGTATTGGTGCTGGTCTTGGTTTGTGTGGAATCGCCATGGATGCTTCTTATCCCACTGCTTAA